The Zingiber officinale cultivar Zhangliang chromosome 10A, Zo_v1.1, whole genome shotgun sequence genome contains a region encoding:
- the LOC122027785 gene encoding pentatricopeptide repeat-containing protein At2g37320-like isoform X2, with amino-acid sequence MWIQLLHISSNHSFNCIKPFSIAHDLLEQFSTFTSLSRYRKVKDKGVDKALKVLDSVIPRTSDVQGYAQYQEVETCLQLFSSMRQAMIEPNDITFLCILSSCTTTAYLGFGRSVHSLELKMGFGSYTHVSNALISMYAKCGSINESHFVFENMQFRDQISWNSMLSGFSQHGLADTAIDLLNQMYAQNATPDAISYLCVLSSCRHAGLMEKGQLCFDLMLKHGVSPELDHYSCIVDLLGRAGLLEEALDVIKKMPMRPNAVIWGSLLSSCRVHRNVWIGIHAAENRLSLEPQCAATYLQLANLYASAGYWNHSAKVRKLMKERGLRASTAYAWIEIGGKVYKFKTDGSDNQFNEILTILDCLACHMELFECPDDENFIL; translated from the exons ATGTGGATTCAGTTGTTGCATATTTCTTCCAACCATTCTTTCAATTGTATAAAACCCTTTTCCATAGCACATGACCTTCTAGAACAATTCAGCACCTTTACATCTCTTAGTAGATATAGAAAGGTAAAAGACAAGGGAGTTGACAAGGCCTTGAAAGTTTTGGATTCAGTTATCCCCAGAACCAGTGATGTTCAAG GTTATGCACAGTACCAGGAGGTCGAGACATGTTTGCAACTATTTTCTTCAATGAGACAAGCAATGATAGAACCAAATGACATCACATTTCTATGCATCTTGAGTTCATGCACCACTACTGCATATCTTGGGTTTGGAAGGAGTGTTCACTCTTTAGAACTTAAAATGGGTTTTGGTTCTTATACTCATGTTTCTAATGCATTGATCTCGATGTATGCTAAATGTGGTAGCATCAATGAATCTCATTTTGTCTTTGAGAATATGCAATTCAGAGATCAAATCTCATGGAACTCCATGCTTTCAGGATTCTCACAACACGGGCTTGCTGATACAGCCATAGATTTGCTGAATCAGATGTATGCACAGAATGCAACACCTGATGCTATTTCTTATTTATGCGTTCTTTCGTCATGTCGGCATGCAGGACTCATGGAGAAAGGACAACTTTGCTTTGACCTAATGCTTAAACATGGGGTAAGTCCAGAATTAGATCACTACTCATGCATTGTTGATCTTCTTGGCCGTGCAGGGTTGTTGGAAGAAGCATTGGATGTCATCAAGAAAATGCCCATGCGTCCGAATGCTGTTATATGGGGTTCATTGCTGTCATCATGTAGGGTTCATAGAAATGTCTGGATAGGCATCCATGCTGCTGAAAATAGGCTTTCGCTAGAACCACAATGTGCCGCAACTTATCTTCAGTTAGCAAATCTTTATGCAAGTGCAGGGTATTGGAATCATTCAGCAAAAGTTCGAAAATTGATGAAGGAGAGGGGTTTGAGAGCGAGTACCGCATATGCCTGGATTGAAATTGGGGGCAAGGTCTATAAGTTTAAAACAGATGGTTCAGACAATCAGTTTAATGAGATATTGACAATTTTGGATTGCTTAGCATGTCATATGGAACTCTTTGAGTGCCCTGATGATGAGAATTTCATT
- the LOC122027785 gene encoding pentatricopeptide repeat-containing protein At2g37320-like isoform X1, translating to MWIQLLHISSNHSFNCIKPFSIAHDLLEQFSTFTSLSRYRKVKDKGVDKALKVLDSVIPRTSDVQGKSGLHQLINGCMHDLLNVDQQNCFKSVKKSARTNLFYKVKDIVETRRHKESLLYTRTNNKIKEDALLPFFKLHNRGIELDFPTISFIISSCASSGAFGTGVQLHALSIKNGCEISLTTGSSLISLYSKLGQLQDAYYIFQMMPVRNIVTWTAIIAGYAQYQEVETCLQLFSSMRQAMIEPNDITFLCILSSCTTTAYLGFGRSVHSLELKMGFGSYTHVSNALISMYAKCGSINESHFVFENMQFRDQISWNSMLSGFSQHGLADTAIDLLNQMYAQNATPDAISYLCVLSSCRHAGLMEKGQLCFDLMLKHGVSPELDHYSCIVDLLGRAGLLEEALDVIKKMPMRPNAVIWGSLLSSCRVHRNVWIGIHAAENRLSLEPQCAATYLQLANLYASAGYWNHSAKVRKLMKERGLRASTAYAWIEIGGKVYKFKTDGSDNQFNEILTILDCLACHMELFECPDDENFIL from the coding sequence ATGTGGATTCAGTTGTTGCATATTTCTTCCAACCATTCTTTCAATTGTATAAAACCCTTTTCCATAGCACATGACCTTCTAGAACAATTCAGCACCTTTACATCTCTTAGTAGATATAGAAAGGTAAAAGACAAGGGAGTTGACAAGGCCTTGAAAGTTTTGGATTCAGTTATCCCCAGAACCAGTGATGTTCAAGGTAAGTCAGGCCTTCATCAACTGATAAATGGTTGCATGCATGATCTTCTCAATGTTGATCAACAGAATTGCTTCAAATCTGTTAAGAAGAGTGCAAGAACTAATTTGTTCTATAAAGTCAAAGATATAGTTGAAACGAGACGTCACAAAGAATCCTTGTTATATACTAGAACAAATAACAAAATAAAGGAAGATGCTCTTTTGCCATTTTTCAAATTGCACAATAGAGGGATAGAGTTGGATTTTCCCACCATTTCTTTCATCATTAGTTCTTGTGCTTCCTCTGGGGCTTTTGGCACTGGAGTCCAGCTTCATGCTCTCTCAATTAAAAATGGTTGTGAAATATCTTTGACCACAGGGAGCTCATTGATCAGCTTATATTCCAAGCTTGGGCAGTTGCAAGATGcttattatatttttcaaatgatgCCTGTCAGAAATATTGTAACTTGGACTGCTATAATTGCAGGTTATGCACAGTACCAGGAGGTCGAGACATGTTTGCAACTATTTTCTTCAATGAGACAAGCAATGATAGAACCAAATGACATCACATTTCTATGCATCTTGAGTTCATGCACCACTACTGCATATCTTGGGTTTGGAAGGAGTGTTCACTCTTTAGAACTTAAAATGGGTTTTGGTTCTTATACTCATGTTTCTAATGCATTGATCTCGATGTATGCTAAATGTGGTAGCATCAATGAATCTCATTTTGTCTTTGAGAATATGCAATTCAGAGATCAAATCTCATGGAACTCCATGCTTTCAGGATTCTCACAACACGGGCTTGCTGATACAGCCATAGATTTGCTGAATCAGATGTATGCACAGAATGCAACACCTGATGCTATTTCTTATTTATGCGTTCTTTCGTCATGTCGGCATGCAGGACTCATGGAGAAAGGACAACTTTGCTTTGACCTAATGCTTAAACATGGGGTAAGTCCAGAATTAGATCACTACTCATGCATTGTTGATCTTCTTGGCCGTGCAGGGTTGTTGGAAGAAGCATTGGATGTCATCAAGAAAATGCCCATGCGTCCGAATGCTGTTATATGGGGTTCATTGCTGTCATCATGTAGGGTTCATAGAAATGTCTGGATAGGCATCCATGCTGCTGAAAATAGGCTTTCGCTAGAACCACAATGTGCCGCAACTTATCTTCAGTTAGCAAATCTTTATGCAAGTGCAGGGTATTGGAATCATTCAGCAAAAGTTCGAAAATTGATGAAGGAGAGGGGTTTGAGAGCGAGTACCGCATATGCCTGGATTGAAATTGGGGGCAAGGTCTATAAGTTTAAAACAGATGGTTCAGACAATCAGTTTAATGAGATATTGACAATTTTGGATTGCTTAGCATGTCATATGGAACTCTTTGAGTGCCCTGATGATGAGAATTTCATT